In Amaranthus tricolor cultivar Red isolate AtriRed21 chromosome 5, ASM2621246v1, whole genome shotgun sequence, a genomic segment contains:
- the LOC130814192 gene encoding CBL-interacting serine/threonine-protein kinase 14-like encodes MPEIHNDTLSSIATSPTTQQKTILFDKYELGRLLGRGGFAKVYHGRDLRTGKSVAVKSVSKQKIFIGNLTTQIKQEVSIMRRLRHPHIIRLYEVLATKSKVYFIMEFAKGGELFAKVSKGRFSEDLSRRYFHQLISAIGYCHSRGVYHRDLKPENLLLDENWDLKITDFGLSAVKDQSNSDELLHTLCGTPAYVAPEILAKKGYDGAKVDIWSCGIILFVLTAGYLPFNDTNLMNLYRKIYRGDFRCPKFMSPELKKLLSRLLDTNPDTRISIDEIIDDPWFKMGDEKIEFQSFHSDNYDYYHHDEKDSEFDDEEDQGDENSDSNSNSGSGSGSRFLNAFDLISFSPGFNLSGLFMKGEEEKKENCWETFVSKMAAETVVERLETEAREIEDVVVERLARGNGVKIEGQNGDFGVVVEVHRLTEEFVVVQVRKREKDVGPSHEFWKQKLRPKISSLIYF; translated from the coding sequence ATGCCAGAGATTCACAATGACACTCTTTCTTCCATTGCCACTTCCCCAACTACCCAACAAAAAACAATCCTATTCGACAAATACGAGCTCGGAAGACTTCTCGGTCGTGGCGGATTTGCGAAAGTCTACCATGGCCGTGATCTCCGCACTGGAAAAAGCGTTGCGGTTAAATCCGTCAGTAAACAAAAAATCTTCATAGGAAATCTCACaacacaaatcaaacaagaagtTTCAATCATGAGAAGACTTCGACACCCTCATATAATACGCCTATATGAAGTTCTTGCTACTAAATCTAAGGTTTATTTCATCATGGAATTCGCTAAAGGAGGAGAGCTTTTCGCTAAAGTGTCGAAAGGACGATTTAGTGAAGATCTTAGTCGCCGGTATTTTCATCAATTGATTTCTGCAATTGGGTATTGTCATTCTCGTGGTGTTTATCATCGCGATCTGAAACCTGAAAATCTCTTGTTGGATGAAAATTGGGATTTGAAAATTACTGATTTCGGGCTTAGTGCTGTGAAAGATCAATCAAATTCTGATGAGTTGTTGCATACTTTATGCGGAACCCCTGCTTATGTTGCGCCGGAAATTCTTGCGAAAAAAGGGTATGATGGTGCGAAAGTTGATATTTGGTCTTGTGGGATTATCTTATTCGTTCTTACCGCTGGATATTTGCCGTTTAATGATACGAATTTGATGAATTTGTATAGGAAGATTTACAGGGGAGATTTTCGGTGTCCGAAATTCATGTCACCTGAATTGAAAAAATTGTTATCTCGTCTTCTCGATACAAACCCAGATACTAGAATCTCAATCGATGAAATAATTGATGATCCTTGGTTTAAAATGGGTGATGAAAAGATTGAATTTCAATCGTTTCATTCAGATAATTATGATTACTATCATCATGATGAAAAAGATTCCGAGttcgatgatgaggaagatcaaGGGGATGAAAATTCAGATTCAAATTCGAATTCGGGTTCGGGTTCGGGTTCGAGATTTTTGAATGCATTTGATTTGATATCATTTTCTCCTGGGTTTAATTTATCTGGGTTGTTTATGAAAGGGGAGGAAGAGAAAAAGGAGAATTGTTGGGAGACTTTTGTATCAAAAATGGCGGCGGAGACGGTGGTGGAAAGATTAGAGACGGAGGCGCGTGAGATTGAGGATGTTGTGGTTGAGAGATTGGCGCGTGGGAATGGTGTGAAAATCGAAGGGCAAAATGGGGATTTCGGTGTGGTGGTGGAAGTTCATAGATTAACGGAGGAGTTTGTGGTGGTTCAAGttaggaagagagagaaagatgtGGGCCCTAGTCATGAGTTTTGGAAACAGAAGTTACGGCCCAAGATTTCtagtcttatttatttttga